A DNA window from Mucilaginibacter xinganensis contains the following coding sequences:
- a CDS encoding AraC family transcriptional regulator, translated as MDSLSAILEATRLKSVVYSKFPLAAPWGLDIIQDQNSQFWRLISGNCTVGSPDGRIIELQEGDLVFIPHGSAHWIADKPTSLRMPSPEFVKARRAGIPVFNGGGEVTNLIAGHFEFDYQPLHPFLKDLPPIIHIRQYLTENQLLLKQVTQLMLEELNNERPGSNVMLKCLSEIMFINIIRTYLEQAEPESGFLSALNDPRISKALKLMQEAPQNNWTLQSLASEIGMSRSVFFNQFKKLVHETPLSYLTNWRIRRAQNLLITESSNISQIAASVGYQSEAAFNRLFKSKTGETPAAYRRSKK; from the coding sequence ATGGATTCATTAAGCGCGATATTAGAGGCAACCAGGTTAAAGAGTGTAGTTTACAGCAAATTTCCTCTTGCAGCTCCCTGGGGACTGGATATTATCCAGGATCAAAATTCGCAATTCTGGCGGTTAATAAGCGGCAACTGCACTGTTGGCTCGCCTGATGGCCGGATTATAGAATTGCAAGAGGGTGATTTGGTATTTATTCCTCATGGAAGTGCCCATTGGATAGCAGATAAACCTACAAGCCTGCGTATGCCATCGCCCGAATTTGTTAAGGCCCGCCGGGCCGGGATCCCTGTTTTTAACGGCGGCGGCGAAGTAACCAACCTGATAGCGGGACATTTTGAATTTGATTACCAGCCTTTGCATCCTTTTTTAAAGGATTTGCCGCCAATTATTCATATCAGGCAATATTTGACAGAAAACCAGCTATTGCTAAAGCAGGTTACGCAATTAATGCTGGAAGAACTTAATAACGAAAGGCCGGGAAGCAATGTAATGCTGAAGTGTTTGTCGGAAATTATGTTTATTAATATCATCAGGACATATTTAGAACAAGCTGAACCCGAAAGTGGTTTTCTTTCCGCGTTAAACGACCCAAGGATCAGCAAGGCGCTAAAGCTAATGCAGGAAGCACCGCAAAACAATTGGACCTTGCAATCGCTGGCATCAGAGATTGGTATGTCACGTTCTGTCTTCTTTAATCAGTTTAAAAAATTAGTGCATGAAACGCCTTTGAGTTACCTTACTAACTGGCGCATCAGGCGGGCCCAAAATCTATTGATAACGGAAAGCAGTAATATATCCCAAATCGCAGCAAGCGTCGGTTATCAGTCCGAAGCCGCTTTTAACCGACTTTTTAAATCAAAAACAGGGGAAACTCCGGCAGCTTACAGAAGAAGCAAAAAATAA
- a CDS encoding nuclear transport factor 2 family protein: MTTQELANRYYDLFQQRQVAEIYQQFYSTDIVCTEPEHALAMGVPTITKGIEAVLAKSKARQEIIAEVHSFFCSEPVVGGDYFSMAMGRDMTMKNGQRLQVAEVAVFGVKDGKIISETFFY; this comes from the coding sequence ATGACAACACAGGAATTAGCTAATCGCTACTACGACCTTTTTCAGCAAAGGCAAGTGGCCGAAATTTATCAACAATTTTATAGTACCGACATTGTTTGTACCGAACCTGAACATGCTTTGGCAATGGGTGTGCCTACCATAACAAAGGGCATTGAGGCGGTATTAGCAAAGTCAAAAGCCAGGCAAGAAATTATAGCAGAAGTACACAGCTTTTTTTGCAGTGAACCGGTAGTTGGTGGCGACTATTTTAGCATGGCTATGGGCCGGGATATGACCATGAAAAATGGACAGCGTTTACAGGTTGCAGAAGTTGCAGTTTTTGGAGTGAAGGACGGCAAGATAATATCCGAAACCTTTTTTTATTAG
- a CDS encoding fibronectin type III domain-containing protein has protein sequence MPHLISKSKIKGMVNISVMLILTFLIANCSKHQNPKPSPEKATLVFPAQNALCTSGTVLSNTEASIVLTWSAAAHTDSYEIDIKNLITGTIAVQTSTGNQITATLSRNTPYSWFVVSKSNSLNTTAQSDTWKFYLAGSGAITYSPFPAVLVAPAFGASVTAAANAINLTWTGGDVDNDITGYDIYFGSTSTPSLLKSNVTDMFLNGVTVTSGSSYYWKIVTKDTQGNTSNSGVYYFKVN, from the coding sequence ATGCCGCACCTTATATCAAAATCAAAAATAAAAGGCATGGTGAATATTTCAGTAATGTTGATCCTGACCTTTCTAATAGCAAACTGTAGCAAACATCAAAATCCTAAACCTTCGCCTGAGAAAGCGACACTAGTATTTCCGGCTCAAAACGCCCTTTGCACCAGCGGAACAGTTCTATCAAACACCGAAGCCAGTATCGTACTTACCTGGAGCGCGGCCGCTCATACCGACAGTTATGAAATTGATATTAAAAATTTGATTACAGGAACAATCGCTGTACAAACATCAACTGGTAACCAGATTACAGCTACTTTATCGCGCAACACCCCTTATTCATGGTTCGTGGTTTCTAAATCAAACAGCTTGAACACCACTGCCCAAAGTGATACCTGGAAATTTTACCTGGCCGGATCAGGCGCAATCACCTACTCGCCTTTTCCTGCAGTCCTGGTCGCCCCTGCCTTTGGAGCAAGTGTAACTGCTGCGGCCAATGCCATAAACCTGACTTGGACGGGCGGAGACGTTGATAACGATATTACCGGGTATGATATCTATTTTGGCTCAACTTCTACCCCGTCACTGCTTAAATCCAACGTTACCGATATGTTTTTAAACGGAGTGACGGTTACGTCCGGAAGCAGCTACTATTGGAAAATAGTTACCAAAGACACGCAGGGTAATACTTCGAATTCAGGCGTTTACTACTTCAAAGTAAATTAA
- a CDS encoding T9SS type A sorting domain-containing protein — translation MNRTVSLARDSYGYYIGTLSLTGLPQGLLQITVFVKDALNNAQTLSQNFNFDSLPIVAVTAPTRRASFLQSKIHIKANVSDPGHSSCKGVVIYDNSRINFVNSIDTMVDILPQGTSFSGNIGVYGIDNESVSTGVNETSDITLIPIYIDKSPYLKPYFTSQGGQVIDFKDTRALVLDQGTDNIPHLKIVNITNGATENINIGGGAFVFGILCDAGAALLLNYSGDAVHDSVYVWKANKLTNVSKAVKTFSGISYGLISQGNKLMWQGWGNEIFLTDLTTFNTITAATVTTNNQNDFSPEGTIVYSKVYSASDYNIEKYTVSTGAVQKITTNGVDVYPSIDHNNIVYTQASVGGLGPYTVHLYNGSGDQVLGTVLENTKKYLLYNGYIAFSITDNSNTEQVWLRTSKNVSKQISFFSNNSAVDKLGNNGRMIFNSRGSRYYADSLTSAKRVQSSLGKVYFGNGDFYVAIGGSIYRYDIPSAIYPVKITSVSPLSAGTGATLTFKGSNFSSVTAVTLGGVAASSFKIASDTVLAAVVGAGASGAIKFTTAGGSYAISGFTYLAPTFTITGTAKTLNTIKGTPSASLTFNVSGTNMITGILVTPPAGFEVSKDNITFSTAVTIGKAGTITQTPIYIRLNANAAGTYGGPILLSSTGSVSQNLPVDGKVMFDLPATNFKITNTSATCRGSANGALNITAQQSFNYTALVTTNGGTSSNYSFTSTLDVNNLSAGTYNVCITIAGQADYQQCFTSVITEPKELSVYSSVITSTSQLVLSLDGGDVYHITLNGINSTTTAGQVTLNLKSGTNQLAVTTDKVCQGIISKTITIENEMTLFPNPFTNSVSLNLGDNVIKNASVKIYNNVTKVVYDKQYTNQSGIIQLDLSNLTQGVYIIELVADGNQGIHKIIKN, via the coding sequence ATGAACAGAACAGTATCCCTTGCACGCGATAGCTATGGTTATTACATCGGTACACTGTCTTTAACTGGGCTACCCCAGGGACTTTTACAAATAACTGTTTTTGTAAAAGATGCGCTCAATAACGCGCAAACCCTAAGCCAAAATTTCAATTTTGATAGTTTACCAATAGTCGCGGTGACGGCGCCAACAAGAAGGGCCTCTTTTCTGCAATCAAAAATACATATAAAAGCAAACGTGAGCGACCCGGGACACAGTAGTTGCAAGGGTGTCGTAATTTATGATAATTCCAGGATCAATTTTGTTAATAGTATTGATACGATGGTTGATATACTGCCACAGGGGACATCTTTCTCGGGCAATATTGGTGTTTACGGCATAGATAATGAAAGTGTAAGTACAGGTGTAAATGAAACAAGCGACATAACCTTAATTCCAATATATATTGATAAAAGCCCTTATCTGAAGCCTTATTTTACCAGCCAGGGGGGGCAGGTGATTGATTTTAAAGACACTCGAGCCTTGGTCTTAGATCAGGGGACTGATAATATACCTCATTTAAAAATTGTAAATATCACTAATGGAGCTACTGAAAATATTAATATAGGCGGCGGTGCTTTTGTATTTGGCATTTTATGTGATGCTGGTGCGGCATTACTTTTAAACTACAGTGGCGACGCCGTCCATGACTCGGTGTATGTTTGGAAGGCCAATAAACTTACTAATGTATCTAAGGCTGTAAAGACTTTTAGCGGAATTTCTTATGGGCTTATCAGCCAGGGAAATAAACTGATGTGGCAGGGATGGGGAAATGAGATTTTTTTAACCGACCTCACAACATTTAATACCATTACAGCAGCTACAGTTACCACAAATAATCAAAACGATTTTAGCCCCGAAGGCACAATTGTTTACAGCAAAGTATATAGCGCGTCGGATTACAATATTGAAAAATATACGGTGAGTACCGGTGCCGTGCAAAAAATAACAACGAACGGGGTTGATGTTTACCCCTCTATAGATCACAATAATATTGTATATACGCAGGCTTCAGTTGGAGGTCTCGGGCCATATACCGTACATTTGTACAACGGGTCAGGTGATCAGGTTTTAGGAACGGTATTAGAGAACACAAAAAAATACCTTTTATACAACGGATACATTGCATTTAGTATTACAGACAATTCAAATACTGAGCAGGTTTGGCTCAGGACTTCTAAAAATGTGTCGAAACAAATAAGCTTTTTTTCGAACAATAGCGCGGTAGATAAATTAGGCAACAACGGCCGGATGATATTCAACTCCCGCGGATCAAGATATTATGCAGATAGCTTAACATCTGCTAAGCGGGTTCAAAGTTCATTAGGTAAGGTTTACTTTGGTAATGGTGATTTTTATGTAGCAATTGGGGGCAGCATATATAGGTATGACATTCCATCAGCTATCTATCCGGTTAAAATAACCTCCGTAAGCCCATTATCTGCAGGAACCGGGGCAACCTTAACCTTTAAAGGATCAAACTTTAGTAGTGTAACTGCTGTAACTTTAGGTGGGGTGGCGGCAAGTTCATTCAAAATTGCGTCTGATACGGTATTGGCGGCCGTAGTTGGCGCCGGAGCTTCCGGTGCAATTAAATTCACAACAGCCGGCGGAAGTTACGCAATTTCGGGGTTTACGTATCTGGCGCCAACCTTTACTATAACCGGGACAGCAAAAACCTTAAACACTATTAAAGGAACACCATCGGCCTCTCTTACTTTTAATGTATCAGGTACAAATATGATTACGGGAATATTGGTAACCCCACCAGCCGGTTTTGAAGTAAGTAAAGACAATATTACGTTTAGTACCGCTGTGACTATAGGTAAGGCTGGAACTATTACTCAAACTCCTATATATATTCGTCTTAATGCGAATGCGGCCGGAACTTATGGTGGCCCTATTCTTTTATCCAGCACAGGAAGCGTATCGCAAAACTTGCCAGTTGATGGCAAAGTAATGTTTGATTTACCAGCAACCAATTTTAAAATAACCAATACCAGCGCCACTTGCAGGGGTTCAGCAAATGGGGCTCTCAACATAACAGCACAGCAAAGTTTTAATTATACAGCTTTGGTAACTACCAATGGCGGCACAAGCAGCAACTATTCCTTTACATCAACCCTTGATGTGAACAATCTTTCTGCCGGCACTTATAATGTATGTATAACTATCGCCGGGCAAGCCGATTACCAGCAATGCTTTACATCAGTAATTACTGAACCCAAAGAACTGTCGGTTTATTCAAGTGTAATCACATCCACTAGCCAACTGGTACTATCATTAGATGGCGGGGATGTTTATCACATTACCTTAAATGGAATAAACAGTACTACTACTGCAGGGCAGGTAACGCTGAATCTTAAAAGCGGAACAAACCAATTAGCCGTAACCACTGATAAGGTGTGCCAGGGCATTATCAGTAAAACGATTACTATTGAAAACGAGATGACACTTTTTCCAAATCCGTTTACCAATTCTGTTAGTCTTAATTTAGGTGATAATGTGATAAAAAATGCAAGCGTGAAAATATATAACAACGTTACCAAGGTAGTTTATGACAAACAATACACCAATCAATCTGGCATTATTCAACTTGATCTGTCTAACTTAACACAAGGTGTTTATATAATTGAGTTAGTTGCAGATGGTAACCAGGGCATCCATAAAATCATAAAAAATTAA
- a CDS encoding TonB-dependent receptor — translation MKKLLVLFFMLIIYCSVSAQNFTDISGVIVNQSSKPVGGATVTLLNTNFNTTSNSKGEFSINHVPEGNYTMHVSNIAYAERNQLVTLNGKGQVFNIKLNDASTQLDEVVVTAQKREEEVQKVPVSISTLSAKEVQAYHLQNLKDITGIVPNLYAAGPGDNRNVTGIRGIATTSYDPAVVTYIDGVNQFSLDTYIPQLFDVERIEVLRGPQGTLYGRNALGGVINVITKQPTNQTSGFAELEFGNYGEQRYSLGLRAPLIKDKLFLGVAGVYSKMDGFYTNEFNNTKFDKQHFFLGNYYLKYLASQKLTLTLNVKNYANRNNGPFQLAGSPADAISNPFRVNQNATTKMIDNIFNASLSANYTGSNFNFTSVSSYQENNRYYTDPIDGDFSPIDAVSLINNYGGSWNKVKVGTQEFRFSSPASSSSPLKWTAGLYGFYRYAPSKTGTHFGADAAAVGAPINNFTSINTNIERNYGAAAFGQVVYTINPKWDITAGLRYDIEHKKEEVKGEFQPDGGDAMITQPDTSSKANFRAFTPKLTVAYHLTDNNNLFATYSRGFRAGGISQLGSDPSQPPLYAYKPEYSDNYEIGSKNSFFDKRLRLNISAFYTLINNAQVPTLVLPDAITITKNAGKLSSKGIEAELAATLLKGLDIGYNFGYTHARYTDLVVPNNGSTLNLKGNHQVYTPDVTSMLSLQYAYEIGEDMHLVARGEWKYIGNQYFDLANKIEQKAYSVLNARLGISTKRFDVFLWGSNLANKKYIDYAYDFGASHLGNPKTYGLSLRTRF, via the coding sequence ATGAAAAAACTACTCGTTTTATTTTTTATGCTGATCATTTATTGTTCAGTGTCAGCGCAAAATTTCACTGATATTTCCGGTGTTATTGTCAACCAAAGCTCAAAGCCGGTTGGCGGTGCAACCGTTACATTACTAAATACTAACTTTAATACAACAAGCAATAGCAAAGGAGAATTTAGTATTAACCATGTACCTGAAGGAAACTATACCATGCACGTAAGCAACATAGCCTATGCCGAGCGGAACCAGCTTGTTACACTAAATGGCAAAGGGCAGGTGTTTAATATAAAACTTAATGACGCAAGTACCCAACTGGACGAAGTGGTGGTAACGGCACAAAAAAGGGAAGAAGAAGTGCAAAAGGTGCCGGTTAGTATTTCAACACTATCGGCTAAAGAGGTACAGGCTTACCACCTGCAAAACCTTAAAGATATTACCGGCATTGTACCTAATTTATACGCTGCCGGCCCGGGTGACAACCGGAATGTTACCGGCATAAGGGGAATTGCAACTACATCTTATGATCCGGCGGTGGTAACTTATATCGACGGCGTTAATCAATTTAGCCTGGATACTTATATCCCGCAGCTTTTTGATGTAGAGCGGATAGAGGTTTTACGCGGGCCCCAGGGAACTCTGTATGGCCGCAACGCCCTGGGCGGTGTAATTAACGTGATAACCAAACAACCCACTAATCAAACCAGCGGCTTTGCTGAACTTGAATTTGGAAATTACGGCGAACAACGCTATAGCCTTGGCTTGCGCGCACCTTTAATTAAAGACAAACTATTTTTAGGGGTTGCCGGAGTTTACTCAAAAATGGATGGCTTTTATACCAATGAGTTTAACAATACTAAATTTGATAAACAGCATTTCTTTTTGGGTAATTATTACCTGAAGTATTTAGCAAGCCAAAAGCTTACGCTTACCCTGAACGTTAAAAATTACGCCAACCGTAACAACGGACCGTTCCAGTTAGCGGGAAGCCCTGCAGATGCCATAAGTAATCCATTCAGGGTTAATCAGAATGCTACTACAAAAATGATTGACAACATTTTCAATGCCTCCCTGTCTGCAAACTATACAGGCAGCAACTTTAATTTCACCTCAGTAAGCTCGTACCAGGAGAATAACAGGTATTATACCGACCCTATTGATGGCGACTTCTCCCCTATTGATGCGGTGTCTCTGATCAATAATTATGGTGGTAGCTGGAACAAAGTTAAGGTGGGAACGCAGGAATTCAGGTTCAGTTCACCGGCATCATCATCCTCTCCGCTTAAATGGACAGCCGGTCTGTATGGATTTTACCGGTACGCCCCTTCAAAAACGGGGACCCATTTTGGTGCTGATGCTGCAGCTGTTGGCGCACCGATCAATAATTTCACCAGCATTAACACCAATATTGAGCGCAATTACGGCGCGGCAGCATTTGGGCAGGTAGTTTATACTATCAACCCAAAATGGGATATTACAGCAGGTTTACGCTATGATATTGAGCACAAAAAAGAAGAAGTGAAAGGCGAATTTCAGCCGGACGGAGGTGACGCAATGATAACCCAGCCGGATACCTCCTCGAAAGCAAACTTTAGGGCATTTACGCCAAAGCTTACCGTAGCTTATCATTTAACAGATAACAACAACTTGTTTGCCACTTACAGCAGAGGTTTCCGTGCCGGCGGCATCAGCCAGTTAGGCTCTGATCCTTCGCAACCACCGCTTTACGCTTATAAACCGGAATATAGTGACAATTATGAAATTGGTTCAAAAAATTCATTTTTTGATAAAAGGCTACGTTTAAATATCTCGGCATTTTACACGTTGATCAACAACGCACAGGTGCCAACGCTGGTATTGCCCGATGCCATAACTATCACTAAAAATGCCGGCAAACTGAGCAGCAAGGGTATTGAGGCAGAGTTAGCGGCCACGCTTTTAAAAGGTCTTGACATCGGTTATAACTTTGGTTATACACATGCCCGCTATACCGACTTGGTTGTACCCAATAACGGCAGCACTTTAAACTTAAAAGGCAACCACCAGGTATATACTCCTGATGTAACCTCAATGCTTTCCTTGCAATACGCTTATGAAATTGGAGAAGACATGCATCTTGTGGCCCGCGGCGAATGGAAATATATTGGCAACCAATATTTTGACCTGGCCAATAAGATTGAACAGAAGGCCTACAGCGTGTTGAACGCACGTTTAGGCATAAGCACGAAAAGATTTGATGTGTTTTTATGGGGAAGCAACCTTGCCAACAAAAAATACATTGATTATGCTTATGACTTTGGAGCGTCGCATCTTGGCAATCCAAAAACTTACGGGCTTAGTTTAAGAACCAGATTTTAA
- a CDS encoding ThuA domain-containing protein, protein MRLKFTFLLFIPLLFLGFAPVKPKVLVFTKTAGFHHASIPLGVTAIIKLGHENNFDVDTTSDDAKFTESNLKKYSAVVFLSTTGPLLTANERNDFERYIQAGGGYAGIHAAADAEYDWHWYGRLVGGYFLSHPAQQEAVLHVVDRTHVSTKHLPAEWKRKDEWYNYKELNKDVHVLITIDETSYKGGVNGANHPMAWYHNFDGGRAWYTELGHTDESYSDPLYLKHILGGIQYAIGDHQKLNYGKVTTERVPEENRFTKTQLITGTFFEPTEMTILPNLDVLIAQRRGEIMLYKNETKTVKQAGFLNAYWKTHTKGVNAEEGVLGIQADPDFKNNHYVYIYYSPVDTSVNRLSRFTLVNDTIDNKTEKVVLQLYSQREICCHTGGSIAFGQDNTLFVSTGDNSTPFDEPGKQPYNTHAFAPLDDRPDHSQFDSRRSAGNTNDLRGKILRIKIKPDGSYDIPEGNLFKPGTPNTKPEIFVMGDRNPYRISVDKKNGYLYWGEVGPDANKDSLETRGPRGYDELNQARTAGFFGWPLFIGPNIPYHAFDYATGVSGPAFDPAHPVNDSKNNTGLKELPPAQPAFIWYPYAASPDFPEVGSGGRTTMAGPAYYTDMYPKATRFPDYYNKKVIFYDWIRGWIKAITLQPNGDFDKMEPFMSTTKFNAPIDMETGPDGRIYVLEYGSGWFSKNPDAGLARIDYNRGNRAPEITSVKASKTFGQLPLAVLFTVAAKDPEGDKMSYTWNLGNGVTKKTIAPKLLYTYTKKGNYNATVDVKDDQEATVKSKQINILAGSMISNLANINANSPGKALMLSLDCKTCHKIAEKSIGPAFTEVAKKYPNNKASMAHLTQKVKEGGSGVWGDVAMPAHPALKPAEAKQIIGWILSLKQ, encoded by the coding sequence ATGCGCCTAAAATTTACTTTCCTTTTATTTATCCCGCTTTTGTTTTTAGGATTTGCTCCTGTAAAACCAAAGGTTTTGGTGTTCACCAAAACTGCGGGCTTTCACCACGCCTCTATCCCGTTGGGTGTGACTGCAATTATAAAACTTGGCCACGAAAACAATTTCGACGTGGATACCACCTCAGATGATGCCAAGTTCACAGAGAGCAACCTGAAAAAATACAGCGCCGTTGTGTTTTTAAGCACTACCGGGCCTTTATTAACCGCTAACGAGCGTAACGATTTTGAAAGGTACATACAGGCCGGCGGAGGCTACGCAGGTATCCATGCTGCTGCTGATGCCGAGTACGACTGGCATTGGTATGGCCGCCTGGTTGGTGGTTACTTTTTGAGCCACCCTGCACAACAGGAAGCTGTACTACACGTAGTGGACAGAACACATGTTTCGACCAAACACCTTCCCGCTGAGTGGAAAAGAAAAGATGAATGGTATAACTATAAAGAGCTGAACAAGGATGTTCATGTTCTGATCACTATCGATGAAACCAGTTATAAAGGTGGCGTTAACGGTGCCAACCACCCTATGGCCTGGTATCACAACTTTGATGGCGGCAGGGCGTGGTACACCGAACTTGGCCATACTGACGAGTCGTACAGCGACCCGCTTTACCTGAAACATATTCTTGGCGGTATTCAATATGCCATTGGTGATCACCAGAAATTAAATTATGGTAAGGTTACTACAGAACGCGTACCCGAAGAAAACCGTTTCACAAAAACACAGCTGATAACCGGTACTTTTTTTGAACCTACGGAAATGACCATTTTGCCAAACCTTGATGTGCTTATTGCACAGCGTCGCGGCGAAATAATGCTTTATAAAAACGAAACTAAAACTGTTAAGCAGGCCGGATTTTTAAATGCATACTGGAAAACACATACCAAAGGCGTAAATGCCGAAGAAGGTGTGTTGGGCATTCAGGCCGACCCTGATTTTAAGAACAACCATTATGTTTACATTTATTACAGCCCGGTTGATACCAGCGTAAACCGTTTATCGCGTTTTACACTGGTAAATGACACCATTGACAATAAAACCGAAAAAGTTGTACTGCAACTTTACTCCCAACGCGAGATCTGTTGCCACACCGGCGGTTCCATTGCATTTGGGCAGGATAACACCCTATTTGTTTCAACGGGTGATAACTCAACCCCTTTTGATGAACCGGGAAAACAACCGTATAATACCCATGCCTTTGCTCCTCTTGACGACCGCCCTGACCATAGCCAATTTGATTCAAGGCGTTCAGCAGGAAATACCAATGACCTGCGCGGTAAAATATTAAGGATAAAAATAAAACCGGATGGCTCGTATGATATTCCAGAAGGTAACTTGTTTAAACCGGGAACCCCAAATACCAAACCTGAAATTTTTGTGATGGGCGACCGGAACCCATATCGTATTTCAGTTGATAAAAAGAATGGTTACCTGTATTGGGGAGAAGTTGGCCCTGATGCTAATAAAGATAGTTTAGAGACCCGCGGACCACGTGGCTATGACGAGCTTAACCAGGCCAGGACCGCCGGCTTTTTTGGATGGCCGCTATTTATAGGGCCCAATATCCCGTATCATGCTTTTGACTATGCAACAGGCGTTTCGGGCCCCGCGTTTGACCCTGCACACCCTGTGAATGATTCAAAAAACAACACCGGTTTAAAAGAATTACCACCTGCGCAGCCCGCTTTTATCTGGTATCCTTACGCTGCCTCGCCAGATTTTCCTGAAGTAGGTTCAGGCGGACGTACCACAATGGCAGGACCGGCTTATTATACGGACATGTACCCTAAAGCAACCCGTTTCCCTGATTATTACAATAAGAAAGTTATTTTTTACGATTGGATCCGTGGATGGATAAAAGCAATAACCCTGCAGCCAAACGGCGATTTTGATAAGATGGAACCGTTTATGTCAACCACAAAATTCAATGCGCCAATTGATATGGAAACCGGCCCCGACGGCAGGATCTATGTATTGGAATATGGCAGTGGCTGGTTCAGTAAAAACCCCGATGCCGGTTTGGCCCGTATTGATTACAACCGCGGCAACCGCGCACCTGAAATTACCAGCGTAAAAGCCAGCAAAACTTTTGGGCAGTTGCCGTTAGCCGTGTTATTTACGGTTGCCGCAAAGGATCCCGAAGGCGATAAAATGAGCTATACCTGGAACCTGGGTAATGGAGTTACCAAAAAGACCATCGCCCCAAAATTGCTTTATACTTATACTAAAAAAGGAAACTATAACGCAACGGTGGATGTTAAGGATGACCAGGAAGCAACCGTAAAAAGTAAACAAATTAATATCTTAGCCGGCAGCATGATATCAAACCTGGCTAATATCAATGCAAACAGCCCCGGCAAAGCATTAATGTTATCGCTTGATTGCAAAACCTGCCATAAAATAGCAGAAAAATCTATCGGGCCTGCGTTTACAGAAGTGGCAAAAAAATATCCTAATAATAAGGCATCCATGGCCCATTTAACACAAAAAGTTAAAGAAGGTGGAAGCGGCGTTTGGGGCGATGTTGCCATGCCTGCACACCCTGCTCTTAAACCGGCGGAAGCTAAGCAAATTATCGGCTGGATCCTGTCGTTAAAACAATAA